A window from Mycolicibacterium tokaiense encodes these proteins:
- the ileS gene encoding isoleucine--tRNA ligase, whose product MTEHQAYPKPASGTPSFPALEADVLAYWAADDTFRASIAGRDGAPEYVFYDGPPFANGLPHYGHLLTGYVKDIVPRYRTMRGYKVERRFGWDTHGLPAELEVQRQLGITDKAQIDEMGIEKFNDACRASVLKYTDEWRSYVTRQARWVDFDNDYKTLDPSFMESVIWAFKQLWDKGLAYEGVRVLPYCWNDETPLSSHELRMDDDVYQSRQDPAITVGFQAVDGPLAGSYYLVWTTTPWTLPSNQAVAVNPEVAYVQVEGPDGKRCVLAEARLGAYARELGEEPAVLATVTGGQLLGTRYLPPFPYFVDTDKAHNAFQVLRGDFVTTEDGTGIVHMAPAYGEDDKATTDTVGIIPVTPVDSKGRFDVTVPDYQGQHVFEANPNIIRDLKNGTGAAAANGAVLVRHETYEHSYPHCWRCRNPLIYRAVSSWFVKVTEFRDRMVELNQQITWYPEHVKDGQFGKWLQGARDWSISRNRYWGTPIPVWKSDDPAYPRIDVYGSLDELERDFGVRPDNLHRPFIDELTRPNPDDPTGKSTMRRIEDVLDVWFDSGSMPYAQVHYPFENQAWFDGDQSQDAHFPGDFIVEYIGQTRGWFYTLHVLSTALFDKPAFKTCVSHGIVLGNDGQKMSKSLRNYPDVSEVFDRDGSDAMRWFLMASPILRGGNLVVTEQGIRDGVRQVLLPLWNAYSFLTLYAPKVGTWRTDSTHVLDRYILAKLAELRMSLTPALDTCDISGACEQLRQFTEALTNWYVRRSRSRFWEEDADAIDTLHTVLEVTSRLAAPLLPMATEVIWRGLTGGRSVHLTDWPDDDILPRDPDLVAAMDQVRQVASVGSSLRKAKKLRVRLPLPKLTVAVQDPDQLAPFADLIADELNVKAVELTDDIAAYGRFELAVNARVAGPRIGKDVQAAIKAVKSGAGVVNSDGTLTAGPATLLPEEYSSKLVAADPEFTAALPDGAGLVVLDGTVTPELEAEGWAKDRIRELQDLRKSSGLEVSDRIRVVIEVPEDKLDWARTHADLIAGEILATSFEFGAHPEAAEIGDGVSVAIAKA is encoded by the coding sequence GACGACACCTTCCGCGCCAGCATCGCCGGTCGCGACGGCGCCCCGGAGTACGTCTTCTACGACGGCCCGCCGTTCGCCAACGGTCTGCCGCACTACGGGCACCTGCTGACCGGCTACGTCAAGGACATCGTTCCCCGCTACCGCACCATGCGTGGCTACAAGGTCGAGCGGCGGTTCGGCTGGGACACCCACGGGCTGCCCGCCGAGCTCGAGGTGCAGCGCCAGCTCGGCATCACCGACAAAGCCCAGATCGACGAGATGGGCATCGAGAAGTTCAACGATGCCTGCCGCGCCTCGGTGCTCAAGTACACCGACGAGTGGCGCAGCTACGTCACCCGCCAGGCCCGCTGGGTGGACTTCGACAACGACTACAAGACGCTGGACCCCAGCTTCATGGAATCGGTCATCTGGGCGTTCAAACAGCTCTGGGACAAGGGTCTGGCCTACGAGGGCGTGCGGGTGCTGCCGTACTGCTGGAACGACGAGACCCCGCTGTCCAGCCACGAACTGCGCATGGACGACGACGTCTACCAGAGCCGCCAGGACCCGGCCATCACCGTGGGCTTCCAGGCCGTGGACGGTCCGCTGGCCGGCTCGTACTACCTGGTGTGGACAACCACACCCTGGACCCTGCCGTCGAATCAGGCCGTGGCCGTCAACCCCGAGGTCGCCTACGTCCAGGTCGAAGGCCCCGACGGCAAGCGCTGCGTGCTGGCGGAGGCCCGCCTGGGTGCCTATGCCCGCGAACTGGGGGAGGAGCCGGCTGTGCTGGCCACCGTCACCGGTGGGCAGCTGCTCGGCACCCGGTATCTGCCGCCGTTCCCGTATTTCGTCGATACCGACAAGGCGCACAACGCTTTCCAGGTGCTGCGCGGCGACTTCGTCACCACCGAGGACGGCACCGGTATCGTGCACATGGCACCGGCCTACGGCGAGGACGACAAGGCCACCACCGACACCGTCGGGATCATCCCCGTCACCCCGGTCGACTCGAAGGGTCGGTTCGACGTCACCGTGCCGGACTACCAGGGTCAGCACGTGTTCGAGGCGAACCCGAACATCATCCGCGACCTCAAGAACGGCACCGGTGCCGCGGCCGCCAACGGTGCAGTGCTGGTGCGTCACGAGACCTACGAGCACTCCTACCCGCACTGCTGGCGGTGCCGCAATCCGCTGATCTACCGCGCGGTGTCGTCGTGGTTCGTCAAGGTCACCGAGTTCCGCGACCGCATGGTCGAGCTGAACCAGCAAATCACCTGGTATCCCGAGCACGTCAAGGACGGCCAGTTCGGCAAGTGGCTGCAAGGCGCCCGGGACTGGTCGATCTCGCGAAACAGGTACTGGGGCACGCCGATTCCGGTGTGGAAGTCCGACGACCCGGCGTATCCGCGCATCGACGTCTACGGCAGCCTCGACGAGCTCGAGCGCGACTTCGGGGTGCGCCCGGACAACCTGCACCGGCCCTTCATCGACGAGCTGACCCGGCCCAACCCCGACGACCCGACCGGGAAATCGACCATGCGCCGCATCGAGGACGTGCTCGACGTGTGGTTCGACTCCGGGTCCATGCCGTACGCGCAGGTGCACTACCCGTTCGAGAACCAGGCGTGGTTCGACGGGGATCAATCCCAGGACGCCCATTTCCCCGGCGATTTCATCGTCGAGTACATCGGCCAGACCCGCGGCTGGTTCTACACCCTGCACGTGCTGTCCACCGCGCTGTTCGACAAGCCGGCGTTCAAGACCTGCGTCAGCCACGGCATCGTGCTGGGCAACGACGGGCAGAAGATGAGCAAGTCGCTGCGCAACTATCCCGACGTCTCCGAGGTGTTCGACCGCGACGGCTCCGATGCCATGCGGTGGTTCCTGATGGCCTCGCCGATCCTGCGCGGCGGCAACCTGGTGGTCACCGAGCAGGGCATCCGCGACGGGGTGCGCCAGGTGCTGCTGCCGCTGTGGAACGCCTACAGCTTCCTGACGTTGTACGCCCCGAAAGTCGGTACCTGGCGCACGGATTCGACGCACGTGCTGGATCGCTACATCCTGGCCAAGCTGGCCGAACTGCGGATGAGTCTGACCCCGGCGCTGGACACCTGTGACATCTCGGGGGCGTGTGAGCAGCTGCGGCAGTTCACCGAGGCCCTGACCAACTGGTACGTACGACGCTCTCGCAGCCGGTTCTGGGAAGAGGACGCCGACGCCATCGACACCCTGCACACCGTGCTGGAGGTGACCTCCCGGCTGGCGGCACCGCTGCTGCCCATGGCCACCGAGGTGATCTGGCGCGGACTCACAGGTGGGCGTTCGGTGCATCTGACCGACTGGCCCGATGATGACATCCTGCCGCGTGACCCCGACCTGGTGGCCGCGATGGACCAGGTGCGTCAGGTGGCCTCGGTGGGCTCCTCGCTGCGCAAGGCCAAGAAGCTGCGGGTGCGCCTGCCGCTGCCGAAATTGACTGTGGCCGTGCAGGATCCGGATCAGCTGGCGCCGTTCGCCGACCTGATCGCCGACGAGCTGAACGTCAAGGCCGTCGAGCTCACCGACGACATTGCCGCCTACGGCCGCTTCGAGTTGGCCGTCAATGCGCGCGTCGCGGGCCCCCGCATCGGCAAGGACGTGCAGGCAGCCATCAAGGCGGTGAAATCGGGTGCAGGCGTGGTCAATTCGGATGGCACGCTGACCGCGGGGCCGGCCACGCTGCTGCCCGAGGAATACAGCTCCAAGCTGGTGGCCGCCGATCCCGAGTTCACCGCGGCGCTGCCCGACGGCGCCGGGCTGGTGGTGCTGGACGGCACCGTCACCCCGGAACTCGAAGCCGAGGGCTGGGCCAAGGACCGCATCCGCGAACTGCAGGATCTGCGCAAGTCCAGCGGCCTGGAGGTCTCGGATCGCATCCGGGTGGTCATCGAGGTGCCCGAGGACAAGCTGGACTGGGCGCGCACCCACGCCGATCTGATCGCCGGAGAGATCCTGGCGACGTCCTTCGAGTTCGGCGCGCACCCCGAGGCCGCCGAGATCGGCGACGGCGTGAGCGTCGCGATCGCCAAGGCCTGA
- a CDS encoding RNA-binding S4 domain-containing protein yields MSITEVPITGVIRLGQFLQAAGLIDSGADAKAVIADGLVQVNDEVETRRGRQLHPGDVVSYAGRGARVTDG; encoded by the coding sequence GTGAGCATCACCGAGGTCCCCATCACCGGCGTCATCCGGCTCGGTCAGTTCCTGCAGGCCGCAGGGCTGATCGATTCGGGTGCCGATGCCAAGGCGGTGATCGCCGACGGGCTGGTGCAGGTCAACGACGAGGTCGAGACGCGCCGCGGCCGCCAGCTGCACCCCGGTGACGTGGTGAGCTATGCGGGCCGCGGCGCGCGCGTGACCGACGGCTGA
- a CDS encoding zinc-dependent alcohol dehydrogenase, with the protein MRAAVFYGPGDLRIEDVPSRDPGAGEIVVEVHAAATCGTDLKAYRRGHHKLFKSFPAPFGHEFAGVVTRVGAGVADFEPGMRVVAANTAPCGGCWACKAGRLSLCENLEFLNGAFAQEVVIPAAIVRRNTYQIADTTSFASVAPLEPLATVVHGMYVSGIELGDVVAVNGAGPIGQMFIRLATLRGAHVIAVDQSPFRLEAAKKMGAKEIIDISEHPGVDEVAAAVRALTPYGKGSDVAIEAVGLPQVWEQTAKCLRPGGKAVMFGGPPVGAHFSLNANDMHYFEYTVTGVFHHEPLYVERALRLIETGQLNGEDLITEVRPLDQLIESLEDMAKGVGSKYLIDPRLN; encoded by the coding sequence ATGCGCGCAGCCGTCTTCTACGGACCCGGCGACCTGCGGATCGAGGACGTCCCCAGCCGCGATCCCGGTGCCGGTGAGATCGTCGTCGAGGTGCACGCCGCCGCCACCTGCGGCACCGACCTCAAGGCCTACCGCCGCGGCCACCACAAGCTGTTCAAGAGCTTCCCCGCCCCCTTCGGCCACGAATTCGCCGGTGTGGTGACGCGCGTGGGTGCCGGGGTGGCGGATTTTGAACCCGGCATGCGGGTGGTGGCTGCCAACACCGCGCCCTGCGGCGGATGCTGGGCGTGCAAGGCCGGGCGGCTGAGCCTGTGCGAGAACCTGGAGTTCCTCAACGGCGCCTTCGCCCAGGAGGTGGTGATCCCCGCGGCCATCGTGCGGCGCAACACCTACCAGATCGCCGACACCACATCGTTCGCCTCCGTCGCCCCGCTGGAGCCGCTGGCCACCGTGGTGCACGGAATGTACGTCAGTGGAATCGAACTCGGGGACGTGGTGGCCGTCAACGGCGCCGGGCCCATCGGCCAGATGTTCATCCGGCTGGCCACCCTGCGCGGCGCGCACGTCATCGCTGTGGACCAGTCCCCCTTCCGCCTCGAGGCCGCGAAGAAGATGGGCGCCAAGGAGATCATCGACATCTCCGAGCATCCGGGTGTCGACGAGGTGGCCGCCGCGGTGCGCGCGCTCACCCCGTACGGCAAGGGCTCCGATGTGGCCATCGAGGCCGTCGGACTGCCGCAGGTCTGGGAGCAGACCGCCAAGTGCCTGCGCCCGGGCGGCAAGGCCGTGATGTTCGGCGGCCCGCCGGTGGGCGCGCACTTCTCGCTGAACGCCAACGACATGCACTACTTCGAGTACACCGTCACCGGCGTCTTCCACCACGAACCGCTGTACGTCGAGCGCGCCCTGCGGCTGATCGAAACCGGGCAACTCAACGGTGAGGACCTGATCACCGAGGTGCGACCGCTGGATCAGCTGATCGAGAGCCTCGAGGACATGGCCAAGGGCGTGGGCAGCAAGTACCTGATCGACCCCCGGCTGAACTGA
- a CDS encoding DeoR/GlpR family DNA-binding transcription regulator, giving the protein MSSPGQNGKAAARQEERHREITDAVMAAGSVAIEDLARMFDVSVMTIHRDLDRLEAQNVLRKARGVATALPSSTVESNDAYRRGQQRAEKRALAATAAEFVHPGDTIMLDDSTTVLPLLDLLGAKAPLTVASNNLSVVNALVDTEDVEVVLIGGEYRSWCNSFMGQMTLDAIAALHADVLIMSTSAVTGAACYHQRQDTISVKRALMAAAETRVLLVDHTKFERRALFKLCALADFDHVVVDSAIPEATLEALCQHHSSVTVAPPR; this is encoded by the coding sequence GTGAGCAGTCCGGGTCAGAACGGCAAGGCGGCGGCGCGGCAGGAAGAGCGCCACCGCGAGATCACCGATGCGGTGATGGCGGCGGGGTCCGTCGCCATCGAGGATCTGGCCCGGATGTTCGACGTCAGCGTCATGACCATTCATCGCGATCTGGACCGGCTCGAGGCCCAGAACGTCCTGCGCAAGGCGCGCGGGGTCGCCACGGCGCTGCCGTCTTCCACCGTGGAATCCAACGACGCCTACCGCCGCGGGCAGCAACGCGCCGAGAAGCGGGCCCTGGCGGCGACGGCGGCCGAATTCGTCCACCCGGGCGACACGATCATGCTGGACGACTCGACCACCGTGCTGCCCCTGCTGGACCTGCTGGGCGCCAAGGCCCCGCTGACGGTGGCCAGTAACAACCTCAGCGTCGTCAACGCCCTGGTGGACACCGAAGACGTCGAGGTGGTGCTGATCGGCGGCGAGTACAGGTCCTGGTGCAATTCCTTCATGGGCCAGATGACGCTGGACGCCATCGCCGCGCTGCACGCCGATGTGCTGATCATGTCCACCTCGGCGGTGACCGGCGCTGCGTGTTATCACCAACGGCAGGACACCATTTCGGTCAAGCGCGCCCTCATGGCGGCAGCCGAGACGCGGGTGCTGCTGGTGGACCACACCAAGTTCGAGCGCCGCGCCCTGTTCAAACTGTGCGCGCTGGCGGACTTCGACCATGTGGTGGTGGACTCCGCGATCCCGGAGGCCACGCTGGAGGCGCTGTGCCAGCACCACAGCAGCGTCACCGTCGCCCCGCCTCGGTGA